A genomic window from Nicotiana sylvestris chromosome 11, ASM39365v2, whole genome shotgun sequence includes:
- the LOC104236049 gene encoding uncharacterized membrane protein At1g16860-like isoform X2 has protein sequence MGSRFPSHKLSSGLYVSGRPEQPKEKAPTMSSVAMPYTGGDIKKSGELGKMFDIPTGARKSGPINNAPSRTGSFGGATSHSGQLNSISRMASSGGSGSVSLKKTNSGPLNKHGEPMKKSSGPQAGGATGNSRQNSGPIPPILPTTGLITSGPISSGPLNSAGAPRKVSGPLDSTGSIKLQSSIVNNQAVTRLSPGEEFSFRKSFPKPILWSIILLFVMGFIAGGFILGAVHNPILLVVVVILFAIVAAVFTWNTCYGRSAIVGFISQYPDAELRTAKDGQFVKVSGVVTCGNVPLESAFQKVPRCVYTSTSLYEYRGWDSKAANPEHRRFTWGLRSLERHVTDFYISDFQSGLRALVKTGCGARVTPYVDESVVVDINPSNRDMSPEFVRWLAARNLSSDDRIMRLKEGMSVE, from the exons ATGGGTTCTCGGTTCCCGTCTCATAAGTTGAGCAGTGGCCTTTATGTATCTGGTCGGCCTGAGCAGCCGAAAGAAAAAGCTCCAACAATGAGCTCGGTTGCCATGCCTTATACTGGTGGTGATATCAAAAAGTCTGGAGAGCTTGGGAAAATGTTTGATATCCCAACAGGGGCACGGAAATCTGGACCTATTAACAATGCCCCATCAAGAACAGGATCATTTGGTGGTGCTACTTCTCATTCGGGTCAACTGAATTCAATCAGTCGCATGGCTTCCAGTGGCGGTTCTGGATCTGTTTCTTTGAAAAAGACCAACTCAGGTCCTCTAAATAAACACGGAGAGCCTATGAAGAAGTCATCGGGGCCCCAAGCTGGAGGGGCTACTGGTAATTCCCGTCAAAACTCTGGCCCTATTCCCCCGATTCTCCCTACGACAGGCCTCATTACATCCGGTCCCATTTCTTCTGGTCCACTCAATTCAGCCGGTGCTCCACGGAAGGTTTCAGGTCCATTGGATTCCACAGGCTCGATCAAGCTACAGAGTTCTATTGTTAATAACCAGGCTGTTACTCGCCTAAGCCCTGGTGAAGAATTTTCCTTTCGTAAGAGCTTCCCAAAGCCAATACTTTGGTCTATAATTCTTCTATTTGTGATGGGATTTATAGCTGGTGGCTTTATTCTTGGTGCTGTTCACAATCCCATTCTTCTTGTCGTTGTTGTTATCCTATTTGCCATTGTTGCTGCGGTATTCACATGGAATACTTGTTATGGAAGAAGTGCTATTGTTGGTTTCATCTCCCAGTACCCTGATGCCGAGCTTAGAACAGCAAAAGATGGCCAATTTGTTAAAGTTTCTGGG GTAGTTACATGCGGAAATGTTCCTCTGGAATCCGCATTTCAGAAGGTTCCCAGATGTGTTTATACATCTACTAGCTTATATGAGTACCGAGGGTGGGATTCAAAAGCAGCCAATCCAGAGCATCGTCGTTTCACTTGGGGCCTTCGTTCCCTGGAG aGGCATGTTACGGATTTCTACATCTCTGACTTCCAATCTGGATTAAGGGCGTTGGTGAAAACTGGATGTGGTGCAAGAGTAACCCCTTATGTTGACGAATCAGTTGTTGTGGACATCAATCCATCAAATAGGGACATGTCCCCAGAATTTGTCAGGTGGCTAGCTGCGAGAAATCTATCGAGCGATGACAGAATAATGCGATTGAAAGAAGG GATGTCAGTGGAGTAA
- the LOC104236049 gene encoding uncharacterized membrane protein At1g16860-like isoform X1, with translation MGSRFPSHKLSSGLYVSGRPEQPKEKAPTMSSVAMPYTGGDIKKSGELGKMFDIPTGARKSGPINNAPSRTGSFGGATSHSGQLNSISRMASSGGSGSVSLKKTNSGPLNKHGEPMKKSSGPQAGGATGNSRQNSGPIPPILPTTGLITSGPISSGPLNSAGAPRKVSGPLDSTGSIKLQSSIVNNQAVTRLSPGEEFSFRKSFPKPILWSIILLFVMGFIAGGFILGAVHNPILLVVVVILFAIVAAVFTWNTCYGRSAIVGFISQYPDAELRTAKDGQFVKVSGVVTCGNVPLESAFQKVPRCVYTSTSLYEYRGWDSKAANPEHRRFTWGLRSLERHVTDFYISDFQSGLRALVKTGCGARVTPYVDESVVVDINPSNRDMSPEFVRWLAARNLSSDDRIMRLKEGYIKEGSTVSVMGVVQRNDNVLMIVPPPEPFSTGCQWSKCILPASLEGIVLRCEDSSKIDVIPV, from the exons ATGGGTTCTCGGTTCCCGTCTCATAAGTTGAGCAGTGGCCTTTATGTATCTGGTCGGCCTGAGCAGCCGAAAGAAAAAGCTCCAACAATGAGCTCGGTTGCCATGCCTTATACTGGTGGTGATATCAAAAAGTCTGGAGAGCTTGGGAAAATGTTTGATATCCCAACAGGGGCACGGAAATCTGGACCTATTAACAATGCCCCATCAAGAACAGGATCATTTGGTGGTGCTACTTCTCATTCGGGTCAACTGAATTCAATCAGTCGCATGGCTTCCAGTGGCGGTTCTGGATCTGTTTCTTTGAAAAAGACCAACTCAGGTCCTCTAAATAAACACGGAGAGCCTATGAAGAAGTCATCGGGGCCCCAAGCTGGAGGGGCTACTGGTAATTCCCGTCAAAACTCTGGCCCTATTCCCCCGATTCTCCCTACGACAGGCCTCATTACATCCGGTCCCATTTCTTCTGGTCCACTCAATTCAGCCGGTGCTCCACGGAAGGTTTCAGGTCCATTGGATTCCACAGGCTCGATCAAGCTACAGAGTTCTATTGTTAATAACCAGGCTGTTACTCGCCTAAGCCCTGGTGAAGAATTTTCCTTTCGTAAGAGCTTCCCAAAGCCAATACTTTGGTCTATAATTCTTCTATTTGTGATGGGATTTATAGCTGGTGGCTTTATTCTTGGTGCTGTTCACAATCCCATTCTTCTTGTCGTTGTTGTTATCCTATTTGCCATTGTTGCTGCGGTATTCACATGGAATACTTGTTATGGAAGAAGTGCTATTGTTGGTTTCATCTCCCAGTACCCTGATGCCGAGCTTAGAACAGCAAAAGATGGCCAATTTGTTAAAGTTTCTGGG GTAGTTACATGCGGAAATGTTCCTCTGGAATCCGCATTTCAGAAGGTTCCCAGATGTGTTTATACATCTACTAGCTTATATGAGTACCGAGGGTGGGATTCAAAAGCAGCCAATCCAGAGCATCGTCGTTTCACTTGGGGCCTTCGTTCCCTGGAG aGGCATGTTACGGATTTCTACATCTCTGACTTCCAATCTGGATTAAGGGCGTTGGTGAAAACTGGATGTGGTGCAAGAGTAACCCCTTATGTTGACGAATCAGTTGTTGTGGACATCAATCCATCAAATAGGGACATGTCCCCAGAATTTGTCAGGTGGCTAGCTGCGAGAAATCTATCGAGCGATGACAGAATAATGCGATTGAAAGAAGG GTACATAAAAGAAGGTAGCACGGTCAGTGTAATGGGAGTTGTCCAACGAAATGATAATGTCCTAATGATCGTTCCTCCTCCTGAACCGTTTTCAACAGGATGTCAGTGGAGTAAATGCATTCTTCCCGCCAGTTTAGAGGGCATTGTACTGAGATGTGAAGACAGTTCAAAGATTGATGTCATTCCAGTGTAA